In Numida meleagris isolate 19003 breed g44 Domestic line chromosome 3, NumMel1.0, whole genome shotgun sequence, the following are encoded in one genomic region:
- the LOC110395884 gene encoding transmembrane protein 121-like, whose protein sequence is MLRADGERRTRSPAASPRPSLRPSSRPGSEQLPSSSPLSCCRPSVRAAEGSGHAGFGAFACPGTPRMVPPPPISKPHVCLSTVLIMSSLILMDAYLVEQSQGSRKLGICVMVAVGDVCFLLVLRYVAIWVGAEVKTAKRGYAMILWFLYVFVLEIKVYFVYQNYKADRKSLDLMARKALTLLLSICIPALYVLLVAMEHMEYVRTFKKKEDLRNRLFWVIVDMLDVLDIQANLWEPQKKGLPLWAEGIMFFYCYILLLVLPCVSLCEISMQGIGIMPHRMMLYPMLSMLTVNITTIFIRGSNMLFFRDSRVSSIFMGKNMLAIGLKVCMFVQYQRHRHHAPPGPGPAPQHSCQTQPSPGLQKSRDQPACPEELAQDNT, encoded by the exons ATGCTGCGAGCAGACGGCGAGAGACGGACGCGGAGCCCCGCCGCCTCGCCCCGGCCGTCCCTGCGGCCCTCCTCGCGGCCCGGCTCGGAGCAACTGCCCTCCTCGTCGCCGCTCTCCTGCTGCCGCCCGTCCGTCCGCGCGGCCGAAGGCTCGGGACATGCTGGATTCGGGGCTTTCGCGTGCCCGGGCACCCCCAG AATGGTTCCCCCACCACCCATCAGCAAGCCCCACGTGTGCCTCTCAACGGTACTCATCATGAGCAGCCTCATCCTCATGGATGCCTACCTGGtggagcagagccagggctCCAGGAAGCTGGGCATCTGCGTCATGGTGGCAGTGGGCGACGTGTGCTTCTTGCTGGTGCTCCGCTACGTGGCCATCTGGGTTGGGGCAGAGGTAAAGACAGCCAAGCGAGGTTATGCCATGATCCTCTGGTTTCTCTATGTCTTCGTTCTGGAAATCAAGGTTTACTTTGTCTACCAGAACTATAAAGCTGACCGGAAGAGCCTAGATCTCATGGCTCGCAAAGCGCTGACCTTGCTGCTCTCCATCTGCATCCCAGCCCTCTATGTGCTGCTGGTGGCCATGGAACACATGGAGTACGTCAGGAcattcaagaagaaagaagatcTTCGCAACCGCCTCTTCTGGGTCATCGTGGACATGCTGGACGTGCTGGACATTCAGGCCAACCTGTGGGAGCCCCAGAAGAAGGGGCTGCCGCTCTGGGCTGAGGGCATCATGTTCTTCTACTGCTACATCTTGCTCCTGGTCCTCCCTTGCGTCTCCCTGTGTGAGATCAGCATGCAAGGGATCGGCATTATGCCGCACCGCATGATGCTGTACCCCATGCTGAGCATGCTTACTGTCAACATCACCACCATCTTCATCCGAGGCAGCAACATGCTCTTCTTCAGGGACTCCCGGGTCTCCAGCATCTTCATGGGCAAGAACATGCTGGCCATTGGGCTGAAGGTGTGCATGTTCGTGCAGTACCAGCGGCACCGGCACCACGCACCGCCGGGGCCGGGCCCTGCCCCGCAGCATAGCTGCCAGACCCAGCCCTCTCCAGGGCTGCAGAAGTCTCGGGACCAGCCTGCCTGCCCTGAGGAGCTGGCACAGGACAACACGTGA